Genomic segment of Streptomyces sp. NA02950:
GAAGTACGTGCCGACCTACCAGTACCAGTGCACCGCGTGCGGCGAGGGCCTCGAGGCGGTGCAGAAGTTCACCGACGACGCGCTCACCGAGTGCCCCAGCTGCCAGGGACGCCTGAAGAAGGTGTTCTCGGCGGTCGGCATCGTCTTCAAGGGCTCCGGCTTCTACCGGAACGACAGCCGCTCCTCCGCCAGCGGCTCGAGCGGTGCTTCGGCCAAGCCCGCGGCGAAGAGCGACAGCGGCAGCTCGTCGTCCGCTTCCTCGTCCTCGTCCTCGGACTCGTCGTCCGGGTCGGGTTCTTCGTCCTCGTCGGCGTCCAGCTCGTCGTCGTCCAGCTCGTCGTCGTCCACGTCGCGCTCCTCGGCGAGCAGCGCCACGTCGGCCGCCTGATCTTCCGCCGCGCCACCCCGCCGTCTTCCTGGAGACGGCGGGGTGGCGCGCGTCGTACGGCGGTTGGGCGTCGTACGGCGATGTGTGCGTCCTACGGCGGGTGTCGAACCGGCGGGCACCGCTGGCTAGGGTGATCACATGGCCGAGACCAGCAGCAGGCAAGCAGACATAGGGGTCATCGGGGGATCCGGGTTCTACTCGTTCCTCGACGATGTGACCGAGATCACCGTTGAGACTCCCTATGGGGCACCGAGCGACACGCTCTTCCTCGGCGACGTCGCGGGACGGCGGGTCGCCTTCCTCCCCCGCCACGGCCGCAAGCACCATCTGCCGCCGCACCGGATCAACTACCGCGCCAACCTGTGGGCTCTGCGCTCGCTCGGTGTGCGGCAGATACTCGGGCCGTGCGCGGTGGGCGGGCTGCGGCCGGAGTACGGGCCGGGGACGCTGCTGGTGCCGGACCAGCTCGTGGACCGTACGAAGGGACGCGTCCAGACCTACTTCGACGGTGAGCCGCTGCCGGACGGCCGGATCCCGAACGTGGTGCACACGACCTTCGCCGACCCGTACTGCCCGGTGGGGCGGAAGGCGGCCGTCGAGGCGGCGCGCGGCCGCGCGTGGGAGCCGGTGGACGGCGGGACGATGTGTGTGGTCGAGGGGCCGCGCTTCTCCACCCGGGCGGAATCGCGCTGGCATGCCGCCCAGGGCTGGTCGGTGGTGGGTATGACCGGCCATCCGGAAGCCGTGCTCGCCCGTGAACTTGGGCTCTGCTACACGTCGTTGTCGCTGGTGACCGATCTGGACGCGGGGGTGGAGACGGGCGAGGGGGTCACCCACACCGAGGTGCTGAAGGTGTTCGGGGAGAACATCGGGCGGCTGCGCGAGGTGCTCTTCGACGCGGTGGTCAGGCTGCCGGAGAGCTCCGAGCGGGACTGCCTGTGCACCCGCGCGCACGACGGCTGGGACCTGGGGATCGAGCTGCCGTAGGGCGGTGCGGGAACGCGCCTGGAGGAGGCGTGGTTGGCGCCTGGGGGCGGGGCGGGGCTGGCGCCTGGGGCAGGGCGTGGCTGACGCCTGGGGGCGGGACGTGGCTGACGCCTGGGGGCGGGACGTGGCTGGCGCCTGGGGCAGGGCGTGGCTGGCGCCTGGGGGCGGGGCATCGCTCGACACCCGGAGGCGGGGCGTCACTCGGGACGGGATGTCGCTCGACACCTGGGGCAGGACATCGCTCGAACGGGTGACCGAGTTGTGCACAGTCCGCTTGGCCGTCCACAGGCCCGAGCGGGTTCGGGCGGGGACGGGCATCGTGAAGGGGCCGGAAGCTCCGGACCCTTCACACCAGGCGGTGATGTGCCATGTCCCATCCGTCCCCCGCACTCGCGTTACCCCGCTCCGCTCCCCCGCTGAGCACGGTTCCCGGTTTCGCCCCGGTCCGGATCGGGCGGGACGGCGGCCATCGGCTGCGGCGGGCGGTGCGGCGGCGCAGACGCCCGATGGCGGCCGGTCTCGCGCTGACCGCCGCGGCGCTCGCTGCCGCGGCACCGCCCGGTCCGGGGCACGGGGGCGGGGCGCCCGCGCCGGTGCCCGCCTCGGAGGACGGCGGCCGCCGGGGCGGTACACGGCCCGCCATGGTGGCGGCTCCGGTCCGGATCGCCGACGCGGCGGCGGTGGAGCTGCTGCACCCGGGCGACCGGGTGGATGTGCTGGCCATGCCCCTGCCGAGCGCGGCTTCGGGCCGCGGGTCCGGCGCCCCTGCGCGGGTGGTCGCGCCCGGGGTACGGGTCGCCGAGGTGCCCGGGGCGGGCGAGAGCGGGGCCCGCGGGAGTGCGGCGGTGGACGCGAGCGGGACGGAGGAGGGCGGGGCCCGCGGGGCGGCGGACGC
This window contains:
- a CDS encoding FmdB family zinc ribbon protein — encoded protein: MPTYQYQCTACGEGLEAVQKFTDDALTECPSCQGRLKKVFSAVGIVFKGSGFYRNDSRSSASGSSGASAKPAAKSDSGSSSSASSSSSSDSSSGSGSSSSSASSSSSSSSSSSTSRSSASSATSAA
- a CDS encoding S-methyl-5'-thioadenosine phosphorylase; translation: MAETSSRQADIGVIGGSGFYSFLDDVTEITVETPYGAPSDTLFLGDVAGRRVAFLPRHGRKHHLPPHRINYRANLWALRSLGVRQILGPCAVGGLRPEYGPGTLLVPDQLVDRTKGRVQTYFDGEPLPDGRIPNVVHTTFADPYCPVGRKAAVEAARGRAWEPVDGGTMCVVEGPRFSTRAESRWHAAQGWSVVGMTGHPEAVLARELGLCYTSLSLVTDLDAGVETGEGVTHTEVLKVFGENIGRLREVLFDAVVRLPESSERDCLCTRAHDGWDLGIELP
- a CDS encoding RcpC/CpaB family pilus assembly protein, translated to MSHPSPALALPRSAPPLSTVPGFAPVRIGRDGGHRLRRAVRRRRRPMAAGLALTAAALAAAAPPGPGHGGGAPAPVPASEDGGRRGGTRPAMVAAPVRIADAAAVELLHPGDRVDVLAMPLPSAASGRGSGAPARVVAPGVRVAEVPGAGESGARGSAAVDASGTEEGGARGAADAAGVDEDGAYGAEPPDGGGALVVLTVPRATAAALAGAAASSRLAVTLCRS